The Cervus canadensis isolate Bull #8, Minnesota chromosome 9, ASM1932006v1, whole genome shotgun sequence genome contains a region encoding:
- the TRIM13 gene encoding E3 ubiquitin-protein ligase TRIM13 has protein sequence MELLEEDLTCPICCSLFDDPRVLPCSHNFCKKCLEGILEGNVRNSLWRSSPFKCPTCRKETSATGVNSLQVNYSLKGIVEKYNKIKISPKMPVCKGHLGQPLNIFCLTDMQLICGICATRGEHTKHVFCSIEDAYAQERDAFESLFQSFETWRRGDALSRLDTLETSKRKSLQLLTKDSDKVKEFFEKLQHTLDQKKNEILSDFETMKLAVMQAYDPEINKLNTILQEQRMAFNIAEAFKDVSEPIIFLQQMQEFREKIKVIKETPLPPSNLPSSPLMKNFDTSQWEDIKLVDVDKLSLPQDTGSFISKIPWRLYPLFVVVILLGLLVFFSPAIFLEWSVFDEIATWKDNLSNFSSYLTRSADFVEQSIFYWEQLTDGLFIFSERLKSFTLVVLNNVAEFVCKYKLL, from the coding sequence ATGGAGCTGCTTGAAGAAGACCTCACGTGCCCAATCTGTTGCAGTCTGTTTGATGATCCCCGGGTTTTGCCTTGCTCGCACAACTTTTGCAAAAAGTGCTTAGAAGGGATCTTAGAGGGGAATGTGCGGAATTCCTTGTGGAGATCCTCCCCATTTAAGTGCCCCACGTGCCGGAAGGAAACTTCAGCAACTGGAGTCAACAGCCTGCAGGTTAATTACTCCCTGAAGGGTATTGTGGAAAAGTATAACAAGATTAAGATCTCTCCCAAAATGCCAGTGTGCAAAGGACACTTGGGACAGCCTCTCAACATTTTCTGCCTGACTGACATGCAGCTGATCTGTGGTATCTGTGCGACTCGGGGTGAGCACACCAAGCACGTCTTCTGTTCTATCGAAGATGCCTATGCTCAGGAAAGGGACGCCTTTGAGTCCCTCTTCCAGAGCTTTGAGACCTGGCGTCGGGGAGATGCCCTTTCTCGCTTGGATACCTTGGAAACTAGCAAAAGGAAGTCTCTACAGTTGCTGACTAAAGATTCAGATAAAGTGAAGGAGTTTTTTGAGAAGTTACAACACACGTTAGATCAGAAGAAGAATGAAATCCTGTCTGACTTTGAGACCATGAAACTTGCAGTGATGCAGGCCTATGACCCAGAGATCAACAAACTCAACACCATCTTGCAGGAACAGCGAATGGCCTTTAACATTGCTGAGGCTTTCAAAGACGTGTCAGAACCCATCATATTTCTGCAACAGATGCAGGAGttcagggagaaaataaaagtcatcaaGGAAACTCCTTTGCCTCCCTCAAATTTGCCCTCAAGCCCTTTGATGAAGAACTTTGATACCAGTCAGTGGGAAGACATAAAACTAGTGGATGTGGATAAACTGTCTTTGCCTCAAGACACTGGCTCGTTCATtagcaagattccctggagacttTATCCGTTATTTGTGGTGGTCATTCTGCTTGGCCTTCTCGTTTTCTTCAGTCCCGCCATATTCCTAGAATGGTCCGTATTTGATGAAATTGCAACTTGGAAAGATAATCTTTCAAACTTTAGTTCCTACCTGACTAGATCAGCTGATTTTGTAGAACAATCAATTTTTTACTGGGAACAGTTGACAGATGGGCTTTTCATTTTCAGTGAAAGATTGAAGAGTTTTACTTTGGTGGTGCTGAACAATGTGGCAGAATTTGTGTGCAAATATAAACTCTTATAA